The following coding sequences are from one Salmo trutta chromosome 36, fSalTru1.1, whole genome shotgun sequence window:
- the LOC115175513 gene encoding protein argonaute-2 isoform X5, with translation MYSSGAAGAAEMLEPPHSSGSIGSDPSDPDPPSPPVPEYVFKPPSRPDFGTMGRTIKLQANFFEMEIPKLEVYHYDIDIKPEKCPRRVNREIVEHMVQHFKTQIFGDRKPVYDGRKNLYTAMPLPIGREKVELEVTIPGEGKDRSFKVAIKWVSCVSLQALQEALSGRLPNIPFETIQALDVVMRHLPSMRYTPVGRSFFTPSEGCSNPLGGGREVWFGFHQSVRPSLWKMMLNIDVSATAFYKAQPVIEFMCEVLDFKSIEEQQKPLTDSQRVKFTKEIKGNHSLPGLKVEITHCGQMKRKYRVCNVTRRPASHQTFPLQQENGQTIECTVAQYFKDKYKLILRYPHLPCLQVGQEQKHTYLPLEVCNIVAGQRCIKKLTDNQTSTMIRATARSAPDRQEEISKLMRSANFNNDPYVREFGVMVRDEMTEVNGRVLQAPSILYGGRNKAIATPIQGVWDMRNKQFHTGIEIKVWAIACFAPQRQCTELLLKAFTDQLRKISRDAGMPIQGQPCFCKYAQGADSVEPMFKHLKYTYQGLQLVVVILPGKTPVYAEVKRVGDTVLGMATQCVQVKNVQKTTPQTLSNLCLKINVKLGGVNNILLPQGRPLVFQQPVIFLGADVTHPPAGDGKKPSIAAVVGSMDAHPSRYCATVRVQQHRQDIIQDLATMVRELLIQFYKSTRFKPTRIIYYRDGISEGQFNQVLQHELLAIREACIKLEKDYQPGITFVVVQKRHHTRLFCMDRNERVGKSGNIPAGTTVDTKITHPSEFDFYLCSHAGIQGTSRPSHYHVLWDDNHFTSDELQVLTYQLCHTYVRCTRSVSIPAPAYYAHLVAFRARYHLVDKEHDSAEGSHTSGQSNGRDQQALAKAVQIHQDTLRTMYFA, from the exons ATGTATTCCAGTGGAGCAGCTGGAG CTGCTGAGATGCTTGAACCACCTCACTCCTCGGGGTCAATTGGCTCTG ACCCCTCTGATCCAGATCCCCCGTCTCCTCCAGTGCCAGAGTATGTGTTCAAACCCCCCTCACGGCCAGACTTTGGCACCATGGGCAGGACAATCAAACTGCAGGCCAACTTCTTTGAGATGGAGATCCCCAAACTGGAGGTCTACCACTACGACATCGACATCAAGCCAGAGAAATGCCCCAGAAGGGTTAACCG TGAAATTGTGGAGCACATGGTACAGCACTTTAAAACGCAGATCTTTGGGGATCGAAAGCCAGTGTATGACGGGAGGAAGAATCTCTACACAGCCATGCCCTTACCCATAGGGAGGGAAAAA GTGGAGCTGGAAGTGACCATCCCAGGCGAAGGGAAGGACAGGAGCTTCAAAGTGGCCATAAAGTGGGTGTCCTGCGTCAGTTTGCAAGCTCTTCAAGAAGCCCTGTCTGGACGACTGCCAAACATCCCCTTCGAGACCATCCAGGCCCTGGACGTGGTCATGAGACATTTGCCCTCTATGAG GTACACCCCCGTCGGACGTTCTTTCTTCACCCCTTCAGAGGGATGCTCCAACCCCCTGGGCGGGGGCAGGGAGGTCTGGTTTGGGTTCCACCAATCAGTCAGGCCTTCCCTGTGGAAGATGATGCTAAACATTGACG TGTCTGCCACCGCGTTCTACAAGGCTCAGCCTGTGATTGAGTTCATGTGTGAGGTTTTGGATTTCAAAAGCATTGAAGAACAACAGAAGCCTTTAACCGACTCCCAGAGAGTAAAGTTTACCAAGGAAATCAAAGGTAATCATTCATTACCAG GTCTGAAGGTTGAGATCACTCACTGTGGTCAGATGAAAAGGAAGTACAGAGTATGTAATGTTACCAGAAGACCAGCCAGCCACCAGAC GTTTCCTCTGCAGCAGGAGAATGGCCAGACCATAGAATGCACAGTAGCACAGTACTTCAAAGACAAGTACAAACTCATACTGCGCTACCCTCACCTCCCCTGTCTACAGGTTGGACAGGAGCAGAAACACACCTACCTCCCCCTTGAG GTATGCAACATAGTAGCTGGCCAGCGGTGCATCAAGAAGCTGACAGACAATCAGACGTCCACTATGATCCGTGCCACAGCCCGATCGGCACCTGACCGCCAGGAAGAGATCAGCAAACTG ATGAGAAGTGCCAACTTTAACAATGATCCTTACGTCCGTGAGTTTGGGGTGATGGTGAGGGATGAGATGACCGAGGTGAACGGCCGAGTCCTCCAGGCCCCATCTATCCTCTATGGAGGGCGG AATAAAGCAATAGCAACTCCCATCCAGGGAGTGTGGGACATGAGGAACAAGCAGTTCCACACTGGCATAGAGATCAAGGTGTGGGCCATCGCCTGCTTCGCCCCACAGAGACAGTGTACTGAACTCCTGCTCAA GGCGTTTACAGACCAGCTTCGTAAGATTTCTCGTGACGCGGGGATGCCCATCCAGGGCCAACCCTGTTTCTGTAAATATGCCCAGGGGGCAGACAGCGTGGAGCCCATGTTCAAACATCTCAAGTACACCTATCAAGGCTTGCAACTGGTGGTGGTCATCCTGCCTGGGAAAACGCCTGTCTATG CTGAGGTGAAGCGTGTTGGAGACACGGTGCTGGGCATGGCCACCCAGTGTGTCCAGGTGAAGAACGTTCAGAAGACCACTCcccagaccctctctaacctctgCCTGAAGATCAACGTCAAGCTGGGCGGGGTCAACAACATCCTCCTCCCACAGGGCAG GCCCCTGGTGTTCCAGCAGCCAGTCATCTTCCTGGGTGCTGACGTCACTCACCCTCCTGCTGGAGACGGGAAGAAACCCTCCATCGCGGCA GTGGTGGGGAGCATGGACGCCCACCCCAGCCGCTACTGTGCCACGGTGCGGGTGCAGCAGCATCGCCAGGACATCATCCAGGACCTGGCCACAATGGTCAGAGAGCTGCTCATCCAGTTCTACAAGTCCACCCGCTTCAAGCCCACCCGGATCATCTACTACCGCGACGGCATATCTGAGGGCCAGTTCAACCAG GTGCTCCAACATGAGTTACTGGCGATTCGTGAGGCCTGCATCAAACTGGAGAAAGACTACCAGCCTGGTATCACCTTCGTGGTGGTGCAGAAGAGACACCACACTCGACTTTTCTGCATGGACAGAAACGAGAGG GTTGGTAAGAGTGGCAACATCCCTGCCGGCACCACAGTGGACACCAAAATCACTCACCCATCGGAGTTTGACTTCTATCTGTGTAGCCATGCTGGCATTCAG GGGACCAGCCGGCCATCCCACTACCACGTTCTGTGGGACGACAACCATTTCACCTCAGACGAGCTGCAGGTGCTCACCTACCAGCTGTGCCACACCTACGTGCGCTGCACCCGCTCCGTTTCCATCCCAGCACCGGCCTACTACGCCCACCTGGTGGCATTCCGTGCCCGCTACCACCTGGTGGACAAGGAGCACGACAG TGCGGAGGGCAGTCACACGTCGGGACAGAGCAACGGGCGTGACCAGCAGGCCTTGGCCAAGGCAGTTCAGATTCACCAGGACACACTGCGCACAATGTACTTCGCCTGA
- the LOC115175513 gene encoding protein argonaute-2 isoform X1, protein MYSSGAAGAAEMLEPPHSSGSIGSDPSDPDPPSPPVPEYVFKPPSRPDFGTMGRTIKLQANFFEMEIPKLEVYHYDIDIKPEKCPRRVNREIVEHMVQHFKTQIFGDRKPVYDGRKNLYTAMPLPIGREKVELEVTIPGEGKDRSFKVAIKWVSCVSLQALQEALSGRLPNIPFETIQALDVVMRHLPSMRYTPVGRSFFTPSEGCSNPLGGGREVWFGFHQSVRPSLWKMMLNIDVSATAFYKAQPVIEFMCEVLDFKSIEEQQKPLTDSQRVKFTKEIKGNHSLPGLKVEITHCGQMKRKYRVCNVTRRPASHQTFPLQQENGQTIECTVAQYFKDKYKLILRYPHLPCLQVGQEQKHTYLPLEVCNIVAGQRCIKKLTDNQTSTMIRATARSAPDRQEEISKLMRSANFNNDPYVREFGVMVRDEMTEVNGRVLQAPSILYGGRQNKAIATPIQGVWDMRNKQFHTGIEIKVWAIACFAPQRQCTELLLKAFTDQLRKISRDAGMPIQGQPCFCKYAQGADSVEPMFKHLKYTYQGLQLVVVILPGKTPVYAEVKRVGDTVLGMATQCVQVKNVQKTTPQTLSNLCLKINVKLGGVNNILLPQGRPLVFQQPVIFLGADVTHPPAGDGKKPSIAAVVGSMDAHPSRYCATVRVQQHRQDIIQDLATMVRELLIQFYKSTRFKPTRIIYYRDGISEGQFNQVRLEVLQHELLAIREACIKLEKDYQPGITFVVVQKRHHTRLFCMDRNERVGKSGNIPAGTTVDTKITHPSEFDFYLCSHAGIQGTSRPSHYHVLWDDNHFTSDELQVLTYQLCHTYVRCTRSVSIPAPAYYAHLVAFRARYHLVDKEHDSAEGSHTSGQSNGRDQQALAKAVQIHQDTLRTMYFA, encoded by the exons ATGTATTCCAGTGGAGCAGCTGGAG CTGCTGAGATGCTTGAACCACCTCACTCCTCGGGGTCAATTGGCTCTG ACCCCTCTGATCCAGATCCCCCGTCTCCTCCAGTGCCAGAGTATGTGTTCAAACCCCCCTCACGGCCAGACTTTGGCACCATGGGCAGGACAATCAAACTGCAGGCCAACTTCTTTGAGATGGAGATCCCCAAACTGGAGGTCTACCACTACGACATCGACATCAAGCCAGAGAAATGCCCCAGAAGGGTTAACCG TGAAATTGTGGAGCACATGGTACAGCACTTTAAAACGCAGATCTTTGGGGATCGAAAGCCAGTGTATGACGGGAGGAAGAATCTCTACACAGCCATGCCCTTACCCATAGGGAGGGAAAAA GTGGAGCTGGAAGTGACCATCCCAGGCGAAGGGAAGGACAGGAGCTTCAAAGTGGCCATAAAGTGGGTGTCCTGCGTCAGTTTGCAAGCTCTTCAAGAAGCCCTGTCTGGACGACTGCCAAACATCCCCTTCGAGACCATCCAGGCCCTGGACGTGGTCATGAGACATTTGCCCTCTATGAG GTACACCCCCGTCGGACGTTCTTTCTTCACCCCTTCAGAGGGATGCTCCAACCCCCTGGGCGGGGGCAGGGAGGTCTGGTTTGGGTTCCACCAATCAGTCAGGCCTTCCCTGTGGAAGATGATGCTAAACATTGACG TGTCTGCCACCGCGTTCTACAAGGCTCAGCCTGTGATTGAGTTCATGTGTGAGGTTTTGGATTTCAAAAGCATTGAAGAACAACAGAAGCCTTTAACCGACTCCCAGAGAGTAAAGTTTACCAAGGAAATCAAAGGTAATCATTCATTACCAG GTCTGAAGGTTGAGATCACTCACTGTGGTCAGATGAAAAGGAAGTACAGAGTATGTAATGTTACCAGAAGACCAGCCAGCCACCAGAC GTTTCCTCTGCAGCAGGAGAATGGCCAGACCATAGAATGCACAGTAGCACAGTACTTCAAAGACAAGTACAAACTCATACTGCGCTACCCTCACCTCCCCTGTCTACAGGTTGGACAGGAGCAGAAACACACCTACCTCCCCCTTGAG GTATGCAACATAGTAGCTGGCCAGCGGTGCATCAAGAAGCTGACAGACAATCAGACGTCCACTATGATCCGTGCCACAGCCCGATCGGCACCTGACCGCCAGGAAGAGATCAGCAAACTG ATGAGAAGTGCCAACTTTAACAATGATCCTTACGTCCGTGAGTTTGGGGTGATGGTGAGGGATGAGATGACCGAGGTGAACGGCCGAGTCCTCCAGGCCCCATCTATCCTCTATGGAGGGCGG CAGAATAAAGCAATAGCAACTCCCATCCAGGGAGTGTGGGACATGAGGAACAAGCAGTTCCACACTGGCATAGAGATCAAGGTGTGGGCCATCGCCTGCTTCGCCCCACAGAGACAGTGTACTGAACTCCTGCTCAA GGCGTTTACAGACCAGCTTCGTAAGATTTCTCGTGACGCGGGGATGCCCATCCAGGGCCAACCCTGTTTCTGTAAATATGCCCAGGGGGCAGACAGCGTGGAGCCCATGTTCAAACATCTCAAGTACACCTATCAAGGCTTGCAACTGGTGGTGGTCATCCTGCCTGGGAAAACGCCTGTCTATG CTGAGGTGAAGCGTGTTGGAGACACGGTGCTGGGCATGGCCACCCAGTGTGTCCAGGTGAAGAACGTTCAGAAGACCACTCcccagaccctctctaacctctgCCTGAAGATCAACGTCAAGCTGGGCGGGGTCAACAACATCCTCCTCCCACAGGGCAG GCCCCTGGTGTTCCAGCAGCCAGTCATCTTCCTGGGTGCTGACGTCACTCACCCTCCTGCTGGAGACGGGAAGAAACCCTCCATCGCGGCA GTGGTGGGGAGCATGGACGCCCACCCCAGCCGCTACTGTGCCACGGTGCGGGTGCAGCAGCATCGCCAGGACATCATCCAGGACCTGGCCACAATGGTCAGAGAGCTGCTCATCCAGTTCTACAAGTCCACCCGCTTCAAGCCCACCCGGATCATCTACTACCGCGACGGCATATCTGAGGGCCAGTTCAACCAGGTTAGACTTGAG GTGCTCCAACATGAGTTACTGGCGATTCGTGAGGCCTGCATCAAACTGGAGAAAGACTACCAGCCTGGTATCACCTTCGTGGTGGTGCAGAAGAGACACCACACTCGACTTTTCTGCATGGACAGAAACGAGAGG GTTGGTAAGAGTGGCAACATCCCTGCCGGCACCACAGTGGACACCAAAATCACTCACCCATCGGAGTTTGACTTCTATCTGTGTAGCCATGCTGGCATTCAG GGGACCAGCCGGCCATCCCACTACCACGTTCTGTGGGACGACAACCATTTCACCTCAGACGAGCTGCAGGTGCTCACCTACCAGCTGTGCCACACCTACGTGCGCTGCACCCGCTCCGTTTCCATCCCAGCACCGGCCTACTACGCCCACCTGGTGGCATTCCGTGCCCGCTACCACCTGGTGGACAAGGAGCACGACAG TGCGGAGGGCAGTCACACGTCGGGACAGAGCAACGGGCGTGACCAGCAGGCCTTGGCCAAGGCAGTTCAGATTCACCAGGACACACTGCGCACAATGTACTTCGCCTGA
- the LOC115175513 gene encoding protein argonaute-2 isoform X3 has translation MYSSGAAGAAEMLEPPHSSGSIGSDPSDPDPPSPPVPEYVFKPPSRPDFGTMGRTIKLQANFFEMEIPKLEVYHYDIDIKPEKCPRRVNREIVEHMVQHFKTQIFGDRKPVYDGRKNLYTAMPLPIGREKVELEVTIPGEGKDRSFKVAIKWVSCVSLQALQEALSGRLPNIPFETIQALDVVMRHLPSMRYTPVGRSFFTPSEGCSNPLGGGREVWFGFHQSVRPSLWKMMLNIDVSATAFYKAQPVIEFMCEVLDFKSIEEQQKPLTDSQRVKFTKEIKGNHSLPGLKVEITHCGQMKRKYRVCNVTRRPASHQTFPLQQENGQTIECTVAQYFKDKYKLILRYPHLPCLQVGQEQKHTYLPLEVCNIVAGQRCIKKLTDNQTSTMIRATARSAPDRQEEISKLMRSANFNNDPYVREFGVMVRDEMTEVNGRVLQAPSILYGGRQNKAIATPIQGVWDMRNKQFHTGIEIKVWAIACFAPQRQCTELLLKAFTDQLRKISRDAGMPIQGQPCFCKYAQGADSVEPMFKHLKYTYQGLQLVVVILPGKTPVYAEVKRVGDTVLGMATQCVQVKNVQKTTPQTLSNLCLKINVKLGGVNNILLPQGRPLVFQQPVIFLGADVTHPPAGDGKKPSIAAVVGSMDAHPSRYCATVRVQQHRQDIIQDLATMVRELLIQFYKSTRFKPTRIIYYRDGISEGQFNQVLQHELLAIREACIKLEKDYQPGITFVVVQKRHHTRLFCMDRNERVGKSGNIPAGTTVDTKITHPSEFDFYLCSHAGIQGTSRPSHYHVLWDDNHFTSDELQVLTYQLCHTYVRCTRSVSIPAPAYYAHLVAFRARYHLVDKEHDSAEGSHTSGQSNGRDQQALAKAVQIHQDTLRTMYFA, from the exons ATGTATTCCAGTGGAGCAGCTGGAG CTGCTGAGATGCTTGAACCACCTCACTCCTCGGGGTCAATTGGCTCTG ACCCCTCTGATCCAGATCCCCCGTCTCCTCCAGTGCCAGAGTATGTGTTCAAACCCCCCTCACGGCCAGACTTTGGCACCATGGGCAGGACAATCAAACTGCAGGCCAACTTCTTTGAGATGGAGATCCCCAAACTGGAGGTCTACCACTACGACATCGACATCAAGCCAGAGAAATGCCCCAGAAGGGTTAACCG TGAAATTGTGGAGCACATGGTACAGCACTTTAAAACGCAGATCTTTGGGGATCGAAAGCCAGTGTATGACGGGAGGAAGAATCTCTACACAGCCATGCCCTTACCCATAGGGAGGGAAAAA GTGGAGCTGGAAGTGACCATCCCAGGCGAAGGGAAGGACAGGAGCTTCAAAGTGGCCATAAAGTGGGTGTCCTGCGTCAGTTTGCAAGCTCTTCAAGAAGCCCTGTCTGGACGACTGCCAAACATCCCCTTCGAGACCATCCAGGCCCTGGACGTGGTCATGAGACATTTGCCCTCTATGAG GTACACCCCCGTCGGACGTTCTTTCTTCACCCCTTCAGAGGGATGCTCCAACCCCCTGGGCGGGGGCAGGGAGGTCTGGTTTGGGTTCCACCAATCAGTCAGGCCTTCCCTGTGGAAGATGATGCTAAACATTGACG TGTCTGCCACCGCGTTCTACAAGGCTCAGCCTGTGATTGAGTTCATGTGTGAGGTTTTGGATTTCAAAAGCATTGAAGAACAACAGAAGCCTTTAACCGACTCCCAGAGAGTAAAGTTTACCAAGGAAATCAAAGGTAATCATTCATTACCAG GTCTGAAGGTTGAGATCACTCACTGTGGTCAGATGAAAAGGAAGTACAGAGTATGTAATGTTACCAGAAGACCAGCCAGCCACCAGAC GTTTCCTCTGCAGCAGGAGAATGGCCAGACCATAGAATGCACAGTAGCACAGTACTTCAAAGACAAGTACAAACTCATACTGCGCTACCCTCACCTCCCCTGTCTACAGGTTGGACAGGAGCAGAAACACACCTACCTCCCCCTTGAG GTATGCAACATAGTAGCTGGCCAGCGGTGCATCAAGAAGCTGACAGACAATCAGACGTCCACTATGATCCGTGCCACAGCCCGATCGGCACCTGACCGCCAGGAAGAGATCAGCAAACTG ATGAGAAGTGCCAACTTTAACAATGATCCTTACGTCCGTGAGTTTGGGGTGATGGTGAGGGATGAGATGACCGAGGTGAACGGCCGAGTCCTCCAGGCCCCATCTATCCTCTATGGAGGGCGG CAGAATAAAGCAATAGCAACTCCCATCCAGGGAGTGTGGGACATGAGGAACAAGCAGTTCCACACTGGCATAGAGATCAAGGTGTGGGCCATCGCCTGCTTCGCCCCACAGAGACAGTGTACTGAACTCCTGCTCAA GGCGTTTACAGACCAGCTTCGTAAGATTTCTCGTGACGCGGGGATGCCCATCCAGGGCCAACCCTGTTTCTGTAAATATGCCCAGGGGGCAGACAGCGTGGAGCCCATGTTCAAACATCTCAAGTACACCTATCAAGGCTTGCAACTGGTGGTGGTCATCCTGCCTGGGAAAACGCCTGTCTATG CTGAGGTGAAGCGTGTTGGAGACACGGTGCTGGGCATGGCCACCCAGTGTGTCCAGGTGAAGAACGTTCAGAAGACCACTCcccagaccctctctaacctctgCCTGAAGATCAACGTCAAGCTGGGCGGGGTCAACAACATCCTCCTCCCACAGGGCAG GCCCCTGGTGTTCCAGCAGCCAGTCATCTTCCTGGGTGCTGACGTCACTCACCCTCCTGCTGGAGACGGGAAGAAACCCTCCATCGCGGCA GTGGTGGGGAGCATGGACGCCCACCCCAGCCGCTACTGTGCCACGGTGCGGGTGCAGCAGCATCGCCAGGACATCATCCAGGACCTGGCCACAATGGTCAGAGAGCTGCTCATCCAGTTCTACAAGTCCACCCGCTTCAAGCCCACCCGGATCATCTACTACCGCGACGGCATATCTGAGGGCCAGTTCAACCAG GTGCTCCAACATGAGTTACTGGCGATTCGTGAGGCCTGCATCAAACTGGAGAAAGACTACCAGCCTGGTATCACCTTCGTGGTGGTGCAGAAGAGACACCACACTCGACTTTTCTGCATGGACAGAAACGAGAGG GTTGGTAAGAGTGGCAACATCCCTGCCGGCACCACAGTGGACACCAAAATCACTCACCCATCGGAGTTTGACTTCTATCTGTGTAGCCATGCTGGCATTCAG GGGACCAGCCGGCCATCCCACTACCACGTTCTGTGGGACGACAACCATTTCACCTCAGACGAGCTGCAGGTGCTCACCTACCAGCTGTGCCACACCTACGTGCGCTGCACCCGCTCCGTTTCCATCCCAGCACCGGCCTACTACGCCCACCTGGTGGCATTCCGTGCCCGCTACCACCTGGTGGACAAGGAGCACGACAG TGCGGAGGGCAGTCACACGTCGGGACAGAGCAACGGGCGTGACCAGCAGGCCTTGGCCAAGGCAGTTCAGATTCACCAGGACACACTGCGCACAATGTACTTCGCCTGA
- the LOC115175513 gene encoding protein argonaute-2 isoform X7, producing MYSSGAAGAAEMLEPPHSSGSIGSDPSDPDPPSPPVPEYVFKPPSRPDFGTMGRTIKLQANFFEMEIPKLEVYHYDIDIKPEKCPRRVNREIVEHMVQHFKTQIFGDRKPVYDGRKNLYTAMPLPIGREKVELEVTIPGEGKDRSFKVAIKWVSCVSLQALQEALSGRLPNIPFETIQALDVVMRHLPSMRYTPVGRSFFTPSEGCSNPLGGGREVWFGFHQSVRPSLWKMMLNIDVSATAFYKAQPVIEFMCEVLDFKSIEEQQKPLTDSQRVKFTKEIKGLKVEITHCGQMKRKYRVCNVTRRPASHQTFPLQQENGQTIECTVAQYFKDKYKLILRYPHLPCLQVGQEQKHTYLPLEVCNIVAGQRCIKKLTDNQTSTMIRATARSAPDRQEEISKLMRSANFNNDPYVREFGVMVRDEMTEVNGRVLQAPSILYGGRNKAIATPIQGVWDMRNKQFHTGIEIKVWAIACFAPQRQCTELLLKAFTDQLRKISRDAGMPIQGQPCFCKYAQGADSVEPMFKHLKYTYQGLQLVVVILPGKTPVYAEVKRVGDTVLGMATQCVQVKNVQKTTPQTLSNLCLKINVKLGGVNNILLPQGRPLVFQQPVIFLGADVTHPPAGDGKKPSIAAVVGSMDAHPSRYCATVRVQQHRQDIIQDLATMVRELLIQFYKSTRFKPTRIIYYRDGISEGQFNQVLQHELLAIREACIKLEKDYQPGITFVVVQKRHHTRLFCMDRNERVGKSGNIPAGTTVDTKITHPSEFDFYLCSHAGIQGTSRPSHYHVLWDDNHFTSDELQVLTYQLCHTYVRCTRSVSIPAPAYYAHLVAFRARYHLVDKEHDSAEGSHTSGQSNGRDQQALAKAVQIHQDTLRTMYFA from the exons ATGTATTCCAGTGGAGCAGCTGGAG CTGCTGAGATGCTTGAACCACCTCACTCCTCGGGGTCAATTGGCTCTG ACCCCTCTGATCCAGATCCCCCGTCTCCTCCAGTGCCAGAGTATGTGTTCAAACCCCCCTCACGGCCAGACTTTGGCACCATGGGCAGGACAATCAAACTGCAGGCCAACTTCTTTGAGATGGAGATCCCCAAACTGGAGGTCTACCACTACGACATCGACATCAAGCCAGAGAAATGCCCCAGAAGGGTTAACCG TGAAATTGTGGAGCACATGGTACAGCACTTTAAAACGCAGATCTTTGGGGATCGAAAGCCAGTGTATGACGGGAGGAAGAATCTCTACACAGCCATGCCCTTACCCATAGGGAGGGAAAAA GTGGAGCTGGAAGTGACCATCCCAGGCGAAGGGAAGGACAGGAGCTTCAAAGTGGCCATAAAGTGGGTGTCCTGCGTCAGTTTGCAAGCTCTTCAAGAAGCCCTGTCTGGACGACTGCCAAACATCCCCTTCGAGACCATCCAGGCCCTGGACGTGGTCATGAGACATTTGCCCTCTATGAG GTACACCCCCGTCGGACGTTCTTTCTTCACCCCTTCAGAGGGATGCTCCAACCCCCTGGGCGGGGGCAGGGAGGTCTGGTTTGGGTTCCACCAATCAGTCAGGCCTTCCCTGTGGAAGATGATGCTAAACATTGACG TGTCTGCCACCGCGTTCTACAAGGCTCAGCCTGTGATTGAGTTCATGTGTGAGGTTTTGGATTTCAAAAGCATTGAAGAACAACAGAAGCCTTTAACCGACTCCCAGAGAGTAAAGTTTACCAAGGAAATCAAAG GTCTGAAGGTTGAGATCACTCACTGTGGTCAGATGAAAAGGAAGTACAGAGTATGTAATGTTACCAGAAGACCAGCCAGCCACCAGAC GTTTCCTCTGCAGCAGGAGAATGGCCAGACCATAGAATGCACAGTAGCACAGTACTTCAAAGACAAGTACAAACTCATACTGCGCTACCCTCACCTCCCCTGTCTACAGGTTGGACAGGAGCAGAAACACACCTACCTCCCCCTTGAG GTATGCAACATAGTAGCTGGCCAGCGGTGCATCAAGAAGCTGACAGACAATCAGACGTCCACTATGATCCGTGCCACAGCCCGATCGGCACCTGACCGCCAGGAAGAGATCAGCAAACTG ATGAGAAGTGCCAACTTTAACAATGATCCTTACGTCCGTGAGTTTGGGGTGATGGTGAGGGATGAGATGACCGAGGTGAACGGCCGAGTCCTCCAGGCCCCATCTATCCTCTATGGAGGGCGG AATAAAGCAATAGCAACTCCCATCCAGGGAGTGTGGGACATGAGGAACAAGCAGTTCCACACTGGCATAGAGATCAAGGTGTGGGCCATCGCCTGCTTCGCCCCACAGAGACAGTGTACTGAACTCCTGCTCAA GGCGTTTACAGACCAGCTTCGTAAGATTTCTCGTGACGCGGGGATGCCCATCCAGGGCCAACCCTGTTTCTGTAAATATGCCCAGGGGGCAGACAGCGTGGAGCCCATGTTCAAACATCTCAAGTACACCTATCAAGGCTTGCAACTGGTGGTGGTCATCCTGCCTGGGAAAACGCCTGTCTATG CTGAGGTGAAGCGTGTTGGAGACACGGTGCTGGGCATGGCCACCCAGTGTGTCCAGGTGAAGAACGTTCAGAAGACCACTCcccagaccctctctaacctctgCCTGAAGATCAACGTCAAGCTGGGCGGGGTCAACAACATCCTCCTCCCACAGGGCAG GCCCCTGGTGTTCCAGCAGCCAGTCATCTTCCTGGGTGCTGACGTCACTCACCCTCCTGCTGGAGACGGGAAGAAACCCTCCATCGCGGCA GTGGTGGGGAGCATGGACGCCCACCCCAGCCGCTACTGTGCCACGGTGCGGGTGCAGCAGCATCGCCAGGACATCATCCAGGACCTGGCCACAATGGTCAGAGAGCTGCTCATCCAGTTCTACAAGTCCACCCGCTTCAAGCCCACCCGGATCATCTACTACCGCGACGGCATATCTGAGGGCCAGTTCAACCAG GTGCTCCAACATGAGTTACTGGCGATTCGTGAGGCCTGCATCAAACTGGAGAAAGACTACCAGCCTGGTATCACCTTCGTGGTGGTGCAGAAGAGACACCACACTCGACTTTTCTGCATGGACAGAAACGAGAGG GTTGGTAAGAGTGGCAACATCCCTGCCGGCACCACAGTGGACACCAAAATCACTCACCCATCGGAGTTTGACTTCTATCTGTGTAGCCATGCTGGCATTCAG GGGACCAGCCGGCCATCCCACTACCACGTTCTGTGGGACGACAACCATTTCACCTCAGACGAGCTGCAGGTGCTCACCTACCAGCTGTGCCACACCTACGTGCGCTGCACCCGCTCCGTTTCCATCCCAGCACCGGCCTACTACGCCCACCTGGTGGCATTCCGTGCCCGCTACCACCTGGTGGACAAGGAGCACGACAG TGCGGAGGGCAGTCACACGTCGGGACAGAGCAACGGGCGTGACCAGCAGGCCTTGGCCAAGGCAGTTCAGATTCACCAGGACACACTGCGCACAATGTACTTCGCCTGA